One Candidatus Tectomicrobia bacterium genomic region harbors:
- a CDS encoding sel1 repeat family protein has product MKRLLAAYLLLVLVLALAGCAALDRPEEKRAAEPPQPSLQARAEAGEPEAQFRLGELHEEGRGVPQDAAEAVKWYRLAALRGSTPAQLRLGLMYDEGRGVGRSYAEAARWYHPAARQGDPTAQNNLGILYQHGRGVKGDPGEAVRLFRLAARQGSPAAQNNLGFMYARGQGVPRDDAEAVRWYRLAARQGHASAQNNLGFMHQNGRGVPQDHAEAVKWYRMAAAQDFPPAYYNLGVMYQAGRGVPQDHVRAHMWLNLAAARLPAGEAQDQAAQARDALAQKMTPAQIAEAQRLAREWKPGK; this is encoded by the coding sequence ATGAAACGCCTTCTCGCCGCGTACCTTCTCCTCGTCCTCGTCCTCGCCCTGGCCGGCTGCGCCGCGCTGGATAGGCCCGAGGAAAAGCGCGCCGCGGAGCCCCCCCAGCCCTCCCTCCAGGCGCGGGCCGAGGCGGGGGAGCCGGAGGCGCAGTTCCGCCTGGGCGAGCTCCACGAGGAGGGGCGGGGCGTCCCGCAGGATGCGGCCGAGGCGGTCAAATGGTACCGGCTGGCCGCCCTTCGGGGGAGCACCCCCGCTCAGCTTCGCCTGGGCCTCATGTACGACGAGGGACGGGGGGTGGGGCGCAGCTACGCCGAGGCCGCCCGGTGGTACCACCCTGCGGCCCGGCAAGGCGATCCCACGGCCCAGAACAACCTGGGCATCCTCTACCAGCACGGCCGGGGAGTGAAAGGGGACCCCGGCGAGGCGGTCCGGCTGTTCCGGCTGGCCGCGCGCCAAGGGAGCCCCGCCGCCCAGAACAACCTGGGCTTCATGTACGCCCGGGGCCAGGGCGTCCCCCGGGACGACGCCGAGGCCGTGCGCTGGTACCGGCTGGCCGCCCGGCAGGGCCACGCCTCGGCCCAGAACAACCTGGGCTTCATGCACCAGAACGGCCGCGGGGTGCCTCAGGATCATGCCGAGGCGGTGAAATGGTACCGCATGGCCGCCGCGCAGGATTTCCCGCCCGCCTATTACAACCTGGGCGTGATGTACCAGGCGGGCCGGGGGGTGCCCCAGGACCACGTGCGAGCCCACATGTGGCTCAACCTGGCCGCGGCGCGGCTTCCCGCCGGGGAGGCGCAGGACCAGGCGGCCCAGGCCCGCGACGCCCTCGCCCAGAAGATGACCCCCGCCCAGATCGCCGAGGCCCAGCGCCTCGCGCGCGAGTGGAAGCCGGGGAAATAA
- the tmk gene encoding dTMP kinase translates to MRGRFVTFEGIEGSGKSTQLGLLRAWMEEGGLPVLATREPGGTALGRAIRQALLTPGEGAVAPEAELLLYEADRAQHVRETVRPALERGLNVLCDRFFDSTTAYQAFGRGLDGERVRALNAWAAGGLAPDLTFLFDLPVEEGLRRARGRGPGDRLEREALEFHERVRRGFLALVEREAGRFRVIPPGTIEETHTRVVEAVKEAFGWAGRTSAAKTRP, encoded by the coding sequence ATGCGCGGGCGCTTCGTCACGTTCGAGGGGATCGAGGGGTCGGGCAAGTCCACCCAGCTCGGCCTCCTGCGCGCCTGGATGGAGGAGGGGGGTCTCCCCGTCCTCGCCACCCGGGAGCCGGGAGGGACGGCGCTGGGCCGGGCCATTCGCCAGGCGCTCTTGACCCCTGGCGAGGGCGCGGTGGCGCCCGAGGCGGAGCTTCTCCTCTACGAGGCCGACCGGGCCCAGCACGTGCGCGAGACCGTCCGCCCGGCGCTGGAGCGGGGCCTGAACGTGCTCTGCGACCGCTTCTTCGACTCCACCACGGCCTACCAGGCCTTTGGAAGAGGGCTCGACGGGGAGCGGGTGCGCGCGCTGAACGCCTGGGCGGCGGGGGGATTGGCGCCGGACCTGACGTTTCTTTTCGATCTTCCGGTGGAGGAGGGGCTCCGGCGGGCGCGGGGCCGGGGGCCGGGCGACCGGCTGGAGCGCGAGGCGCTGGAGTTCCACGAACGGGTGCGCCGGGGCTTCCTCGCGCTGGTGGAGCGGGAGGCGGGGCGCTTCCGGGTGATTCCCCCGGGAACGATTGAAGAGACGCACACGCGCGTTGTCGAGGCCGTGAAGGAGGCTTTCGGATGGGCTGGGAGAACCTCCGCGGCCAAGACGCGGCCGTAG
- a CDS encoding stage 0 sporulation protein, with product MTEETPTGTFQKGSDLLPEGYQPPDPREKIKVVGVRARDAARPVYHLMDGLCLRVGDKVVTESAAGEAEWGEVVESPRVLEARYVPGPLGKVLRRASEEEVNRVARAVSLEARAKALCLEKIKEFDLPMRLIDVKYAFSNQKATFFFSAEGRVDFRRLVRALAEQLSVRVEMRQMGARDEAGMIGGCGDCGRQYCCSTFLKAFDPISVRMAKDQNLSLNPSKLSGGCGRLKCCLRFEHSHYLAVKKTLPACKKKVGGCNCGATVIRQDLLKEEITLALETGDRLTVHSSQLTRLPTGQFALKTPMEVPVAAAKGRPGGRE from the coding sequence ATGACAGAGGAAACACCAACCGGGACCTTCCAGAAGGGTTCCGATCTGCTGCCTGAAGGATATCAGCCCCCCGATCCCCGCGAGAAGATCAAGGTGGTGGGCGTCCGCGCGCGCGATGCGGCGCGGCCGGTCTACCATCTGATGGACGGCCTCTGCCTCCGCGTGGGGGACAAGGTGGTGACCGAGTCCGCCGCCGGCGAGGCCGAATGGGGCGAGGTGGTCGAGAGCCCCCGGGTGCTCGAGGCCCGCTACGTGCCGGGCCCCCTGGGGAAGGTGCTCCGCCGCGCCAGCGAAGAGGAGGTGAACCGCGTCGCCCGCGCCGTCAGCCTCGAGGCCCGCGCCAAGGCGCTCTGCCTGGAGAAGATCAAGGAGTTCGATCTCCCCATGCGGCTCATCGACGTGAAGTACGCCTTCTCGAACCAGAAGGCCACCTTCTTCTTCTCGGCGGAGGGAAGGGTCGATTTCCGGCGCCTCGTCCGCGCCCTGGCCGAGCAGCTCTCGGTGCGGGTCGAGATGCGGCAGATGGGGGCCCGGGACGAGGCGGGCATGATCGGCGGGTGCGGGGACTGCGGGCGGCAGTACTGCTGCTCGACCTTCCTCAAGGCCTTCGACCCCATCTCGGTGCGAATGGCGAAGGACCAGAACCTGAGCCTCAACCCCTCCAAGCTCTCGGGCGGGTGCGGGCGGCTCAAGTGCTGCCTCCGCTTCGAGCACTCGCACTACCTGGCGGTGAAGAAGACCCTGCCCGCCTGCAAGAAGAAGGTGGGCGGCTGCAACTGCGGGGCGACGGTGATCCGGCAGGACCTGCTGAAGGAGGAGATCACCCTCGCCCTGGAGACGGGGGACCGGCTGACGGTCCATTCGAGCCAGCTCACCCGCCTGCCCACGGGGCAGTTCGCGCTGAAGACGCCGATGGAGGTGCCTGTGGCGGCGGCGAAGGGCCGTCCCGGCGGGCGAGAATGA
- the metG gene encoding methionine--tRNA ligase, whose protein sequence is MTKPFYITTPIYYVNDKPHLGHAYTTVAADAKARFHRLRGEPAFLLTGTDENAQKVERVARAAGEDPLAFCDAYSAKFRELWAKLNIRYDDYIRTTEERHKLGVQEIWRRVREAGDIYLGSYAGWYAVRDEAFYAEEEISEGPDGKKVAPTGAEVEWVEEPSYFFRLGKYQEPLLAHYRAHPEFVQPETRRNEVVRFVESGLRDLSVSRTSIKWGIPVPDDPAHVVYVWFDALSNYLTAGGFGPGGAAPGNPWPADQHFIGMDIIRFHAVFWPAFLMSAGVPLPKQVFSHGWWTVEGQKMSKSLGNAVDPHWLIEEYGVDPIRYFLLREIAFGLDGDFSHRALIERINSDLANDLGNLLHRTLSMVKRYRGGRVRRAPGGEGEAEEALRRNARECAGRYVQQMEATNFQEALRAALQVVGAANKYLDSSAPWALAKEKREERLDAVLYHAAASARLAAVLVSPVMPAAAEKMGRQLGLPEGWLSGPFDRLAALESLPDSLETKLGEPVFPRIEEDAREEIQRKVAARIAGGEALPVPAGEKPGPKAGEGEADAGGEAANLVTIDDFRKLDLRAARVMAAEAVPKSKNLLKLQVTLGGAPRTVVAGIARHYAPEALVGRTIILVANLAPARLMGIESQGMLLAARDGDRLLVAGVEGEISPGAKIQ, encoded by the coding sequence ATGACCAAGCCTTTCTACATCACGACGCCCATCTACTACGTGAACGACAAGCCGCACCTGGGGCACGCCTACACCACCGTCGCGGCGGACGCCAAGGCCCGCTTCCACCGGCTGCGCGGGGAGCCCGCCTTCCTCCTGACCGGGACGGACGAGAACGCCCAGAAGGTCGAGCGCGTGGCCCGCGCCGCGGGGGAGGACCCGCTCGCCTTCTGCGACGCCTACAGCGCCAAGTTCCGGGAGCTGTGGGCCAAGCTCAACATCCGCTACGACGACTACATCCGCACCACCGAGGAGCGCCACAAGCTGGGGGTGCAGGAGATCTGGCGGCGCGTCCGGGAGGCGGGCGACATCTACCTCGGCTCCTACGCCGGCTGGTACGCCGTGCGCGACGAGGCCTTCTACGCCGAGGAGGAGATCAGCGAAGGCCCGGACGGCAAGAAGGTCGCCCCCACCGGCGCCGAGGTGGAGTGGGTGGAGGAGCCGAGCTACTTCTTCCGCCTGGGCAAGTACCAGGAGCCCCTGCTCGCGCACTACCGCGCCCATCCGGAGTTCGTCCAGCCCGAGACCCGGCGGAACGAGGTGGTCCGCTTCGTCGAGAGCGGCCTGCGCGACCTCTCCGTGAGCCGCACGAGCATCAAGTGGGGCATTCCGGTGCCGGACGACCCGGCCCACGTCGTCTACGTCTGGTTCGACGCCCTGAGCAACTACCTCACCGCGGGCGGCTTCGGCCCCGGGGGCGCCGCGCCGGGAAACCCCTGGCCCGCCGACCAGCACTTCATCGGCATGGACATCATCCGCTTCCATGCCGTCTTCTGGCCCGCCTTCCTCATGTCGGCGGGGGTGCCTCTCCCCAAGCAGGTCTTCAGCCACGGCTGGTGGACGGTCGAGGGGCAGAAGATGTCCAAGAGCCTCGGGAACGCGGTGGATCCCCACTGGCTCATCGAGGAGTACGGGGTGGACCCCATCCGGTACTTCCTCCTGCGGGAGATCGCCTTCGGGCTGGACGGGGACTTCTCCCACCGCGCCCTCATCGAGCGCATCAACAGCGACCTCGCCAACGACCTGGGGAACCTCCTCCACCGCACCCTGAGCATGGTGAAGCGCTACCGGGGGGGCCGCGTCCGCCGCGCCCCGGGCGGGGAGGGGGAGGCCGAGGAGGCGCTGCGGCGGAACGCGCGCGAGTGCGCCGGGCGCTATGTGCAGCAGATGGAGGCCACCAATTTCCAGGAGGCCCTGCGGGCGGCGCTCCAGGTGGTGGGCGCGGCGAACAAGTACCTGGACTCGAGCGCCCCCTGGGCCCTGGCCAAGGAGAAGCGGGAGGAGCGCCTGGACGCCGTGCTCTACCACGCGGCGGCCTCGGCCCGGCTCGCGGCCGTGCTCGTCTCGCCGGTCATGCCCGCGGCGGCCGAGAAGATGGGCCGCCAGCTCGGCCTCCCCGAGGGCTGGCTCTCCGGGCCCTTCGACAGGCTCGCGGCGCTGGAGTCCCTGCCGGACTCCCTGGAGACGAAGCTGGGGGAGCCCGTCTTCCCCCGCATCGAGGAAGATGCGCGGGAGGAGATCCAGCGCAAGGTGGCGGCGCGCATCGCGGGGGGCGAGGCCCTTCCGGTCCCGGCGGGGGAGAAACCCGGCCCGAAGGCCGGGGAAGGGGAGGCGGACGCCGGCGGGGAGGCGGCCAATCTCGTCACCATCGACGACTTCCGGAAGCTCGACCTGCGCGCCGCCAGGGTGATGGCGGCCGAGGCCGTGCCGAAATCCAAGAACCTGCTCAAGCTCCAGGTGACGCTGGGGGGCGCGCCGCGCACGGTCGTGGCCGGCATCGCCCGGCACTACGCGCCGGAGGCCCTGGTGGGCCGGACGATCATCCTCGTGGCGAACCTCGCGCCCGCCAGGCTGATGGGCATCGAATCGCAGGGGATGCTCCTCGCCGCGCGGGACGGCGACCGACTGCTGGTCGCGGGCGTCGAGGGCGAGATTTCCCCCGGCGCAAAGATCCAGTGA
- a CDS encoding YchF/TatD family DNA exonuclease encodes MSEQNPGGAPGGSPGGSNGGGTPRPGGGFHRRRRGRRFGRGGPPRPGQRPQGQPEAGGEGQLPAALPPPPAAREDGLVLVDTHCHLADAAFDRDRRAVVERAHAQGVAFMLSVGSDAESSRKTIDVAGSFRGVYAAVGIHPHEVKGIDNKTLPAIASMASHSRVVAVGEIGLDYYRNNSPQKAQRHWFREQVRLAVKAGKPVIVHCRDAGEDVHAILAEEKVWRAGGVVHCFTGDAELAKKFLALDLHLGAAGPLAFDDGQALQEVFAQVPIERVLVETDSPYLAPPPMRGKRNEPALAYQVAETLARIHGLSTGEAARITTSNARRLFGIGPERKGGSLAYAHEGRLYLNITNRCQNACYYCGLLSDRVFKGHDLTLPSEPAEEPGAAAILEAAGDPSGYDEVVFSGFGEPTLRLDVLAEVARGLREKGAKRIRLVTNGLGSRTAGYDIVPELRGVLDAVSVSLQAATPEAYAKVCKTQGIENPYPSVKDFVRSARLHFPEVEVTAVRMPGIDIAACEKVAREELGVPFRAREYVLTD; translated from the coding sequence ATGAGCGAACAGAATCCCGGCGGCGCTCCGGGCGGAAGCCCGGGCGGTTCGAACGGAGGGGGCACTCCCCGCCCGGGAGGCGGCTTCCACCGCCGGCGCCGCGGGCGCCGGTTCGGGCGAGGCGGCCCGCCCCGTCCCGGCCAGCGCCCGCAGGGGCAGCCGGAGGCCGGGGGCGAGGGGCAGCTCCCGGCGGCCCTGCCTCCCCCTCCCGCCGCGCGCGAGGACGGCCTCGTCCTCGTGGACACGCACTGCCACCTGGCGGACGCGGCCTTCGACCGCGACCGGCGGGCCGTGGTCGAGCGCGCCCACGCCCAGGGGGTGGCCTTCATGCTCTCGGTGGGCTCGGACGCCGAGAGCAGCCGGAAGACCATCGACGTGGCGGGCTCCTTCCGCGGGGTGTACGCCGCCGTCGGGATTCACCCCCACGAGGTGAAGGGGATCGACAATAAGACGCTCCCCGCCATCGCCTCCATGGCGAGCCACTCGCGCGTGGTGGCGGTGGGGGAGATCGGCCTCGACTACTACCGCAACAACTCCCCCCAGAAGGCGCAGCGCCACTGGTTCCGCGAGCAGGTGCGCCTCGCCGTAAAGGCGGGCAAGCCGGTGATCGTCCACTGCCGCGACGCGGGGGAGGACGTGCACGCCATCCTGGCCGAGGAGAAGGTGTGGCGGGCGGGAGGGGTGGTGCACTGCTTCACGGGCGACGCCGAGCTGGCGAAGAAGTTCCTCGCCCTCGACCTCCACCTCGGGGCGGCGGGGCCCCTCGCCTTCGACGACGGCCAGGCCCTGCAGGAGGTCTTCGCCCAGGTGCCCATCGAGCGCGTCCTGGTCGAGACGGACAGCCCCTACCTCGCGCCCCCGCCCATGCGGGGCAAGCGCAACGAGCCCGCCCTGGCCTACCAGGTGGCCGAGACGCTGGCCCGGATCCACGGCCTGTCCACCGGCGAGGCGGCCCGCATCACCACCTCGAACGCCCGGCGGCTCTTCGGGATCGGGCCCGAGCGGAAGGGCGGCAGCTTGGCCTACGCGCACGAGGGCCGCCTCTACCTCAACATCACCAACCGCTGCCAGAACGCCTGCTACTACTGCGGCCTGCTGAGCGACCGCGTCTTCAAGGGCCACGACCTGACCCTGCCCTCGGAGCCCGCTGAGGAGCCGGGCGCCGCCGCCATCCTCGAGGCGGCGGGCGACCCCTCCGGCTACGACGAGGTGGTCTTCAGCGGCTTCGGGGAGCCCACCCTCCGGCTCGACGTGCTGGCGGAGGTGGCGCGGGGGCTGAGGGAGAAGGGGGCGAAGCGCATCCGCCTCGTCACGAACGGCCTGGGCAGCCGCACGGCGGGCTACGATATCGTGCCCGAGCTGCGGGGGGTCCTGGACGCCGTCTCGGTGAGCCTCCAGGCGGCGACCCCCGAGGCCTACGCCAAGGTGTGCAAGACCCAGGGCATCGAGAACCCCTACCCCTCGGTCAAGGACTTCGTCCGGAGCGCGCGGCTCCACTTCCCCGAGGTGGAGGTCACCGCCGTCCGCATGCCCGGCATCGACATCGCGGCCTGCGAGAAGGTCGCCCGCGAGGAACTGGGCGTGCCCTTCCGGGCGCGGGAGTACGTGCTGACGGATTAG
- a CDS encoding DnaJ domain-containing protein: MALSLFPRRARALETLGLSPDAGREAIRRAFRRHALACHPDLHPGRPGLEERFRELAEAYHLALAEDETPAPPAPPRRGRDLSFRLALPFLQAALGGEALLRYPKPFPCPRCAGRGCRRCGGKGESLERARLRARVPAGVEEGEILRLRAAGGLGAPGAAPGDLYLSVSIRPHPVFRRRGPDIHSEAAVPRARLWEGGTIRVGTLRGTRQVFLLPYTPEGKIIQLRGEGIRRERGGEAEAGDHFVRIAASPVPPAAMPFARGRR, encoded by the coding sequence ATGGCCCTCTCGCTTTTCCCCCGGCGGGCCCGCGCCTTAGAGACGCTGGGCCTCTCCCCGGACGCGGGGCGCGAGGCGATCCGCCGGGCCTTCCGCCGCCACGCGCTGGCCTGCCATCCCGACCTCCATCCCGGCCGCCCCGGCCTGGAGGAGCGCTTCCGGGAGCTGGCCGAGGCCTACCATCTGGCGCTGGCCGAGGATGAAACGCCCGCCCCTCCCGCGCCGCCCCGGCGGGGGCGCGACCTCTCCTTCCGCCTCGCCCTCCCCTTCCTCCAGGCGGCCCTGGGGGGCGAGGCCCTCCTGCGCTACCCCAAGCCCTTCCCCTGCCCGCGCTGCGCGGGGAGGGGCTGCCGCCGCTGCGGGGGGAAGGGCGAATCCCTGGAGCGCGCGCGGCTGCGCGCGCGCGTCCCGGCGGGGGTGGAAGAAGGCGAGATCCTCCGCCTGCGGGCCGCCGGGGGGCTGGGCGCGCCGGGCGCGGCGCCGGGCGACCTCTACCTCTCCGTCTCGATCCGCCCCCATCCCGTCTTCCGGCGCCGGGGGCCGGACATCCACAGCGAGGCGGCCGTGCCGCGCGCCCGGCTCTGGGAGGGCGGCACCATCCGGGTGGGCACCCTGCGCGGGACGCGGCAGGTCTTCCTCCTGCCCTACACCCCGGAGGGAAAGATCATCCAGCTCCGCGGGGAGGGTATCCGCCGGGAGCGCGGAGGAGAGGCCGAGGCGGGGGATCATTTCGTCCGGATCGCCGCCTCTCCCGTCCCGCCGGCAGCCATGCCGTTCGCTCGGGGGCGCCGGTGA
- a CDS encoding cyclic nucleotide-binding domain-containing protein: MNKIECIGRIPLFQGFPRHLLRKISTFCVERSYGPGDLLCREGTKGLGLFFIVEGKVEIFGSASNGKEKRLATLGPGEVVGEMMILDRSPRSASARALDDVTCYLMPEWDFRRLLKAYPEIAVRLLPTLAGRIRAMDKAMLS; encoded by the coding sequence ATGAACAAGATCGAGTGCATCGGCCGCATTCCGCTTTTCCAGGGCTTCCCCCGGCACCTGCTCCGCAAGATCAGCACCTTCTGCGTCGAGCGCAGCTACGGGCCCGGCGACCTGCTCTGCCGCGAGGGCACCAAGGGCCTGGGCCTCTTCTTCATCGTGGAAGGGAAGGTCGAGATCTTCGGCTCCGCCTCGAACGGCAAGGAGAAGCGCCTCGCCACCCTGGGGCCCGGCGAGGTGGTGGGCGAGATGATGATCCTCGACCGGAGCCCCCGCTCGGCCAGCGCCCGCGCCCTCGACGACGTCACCTGCTACCTCATGCCCGAGTGGGACTTCCGGCGCCTGCTCAAGGCCTACCCCGAGATCGCCGTGCGCCTCCTCCCCACCCTCGCCGGCCGTATCCGCGCGATGGACAAGGCGATGCTGAGCTGA
- a CDS encoding DUF488 family protein encodes MPIRLKRAYEPPSPGDGLRVLVDRVWPRGLTKDEARIDLWLKDAAPSTPLRKWFAHDPGKWPGFQRRYKAELRREPARSALAELKRLAREHKTVTLVFGAKDEKRNQAVVIKGLLGGV; translated from the coding sequence ATGCCCATCCGCCTGAAGCGCGCCTACGAGCCCCCCTCGCCCGGGGACGGCCTGCGCGTCCTCGTGGACCGCGTCTGGCCCCGGGGGCTCACGAAGGACGAGGCCCGCATCGATCTCTGGCTCAAGGACGCCGCCCCCTCCACCCCGCTCCGCAAGTGGTTCGCCCACGACCCCGGGAAATGGCCCGGGTTCCAGCGGCGCTACAAGGCCGAGCTCAGGCGGGAGCCCGCCCGGAGCGCCCTGGCCGAGCTCAAGCGGCTCGCCAGGGAGCACAAGACCGTCACGCTCGTGTTCGGCGCCAAGGACGAGAAAAGGAACCAGGCGGTGGTGATCAAGGGGCTCCTTGGAGGAGTGTGA
- a CDS encoding HigA family addiction module antidote protein, producing the protein MPRRKEYFVGRNRKRRILLPPIHPGVILRMDVLPALGLSVSAAARQLKVSRQTLHRILAEKSSITPEMALRLGKFCGNGPGLWLSLQQEHDLWFAGKRMKKVIEKIPGPKRAA; encoded by the coding sequence ATGCCCAGGCGCAAGGAATACTTCGTCGGCAGAAACCGCAAACGAAGAATCCTGTTGCCCCCCATCCACCCTGGGGTCATCCTGCGGATGGACGTGCTGCCCGCCCTTGGGCTCTCGGTGAGCGCGGCGGCGCGCCAGCTCAAGGTCTCGCGCCAGACCCTCCACCGCATCCTGGCCGAGAAGTCCTCCATCACCCCCGAGATGGCCTTGCGCCTCGGCAAGTTCTGCGGCAACGGCCCTGGCCTCTGGCTCAGCCTCCAGCAGGAGCACGACCTCTGGTTCGCCGGGAAGCGGATGAAGAAGGTGATTGAGAAGATCCCAGGGCCGAAGAGGGCAGCATGA
- a CDS encoding isoprenylcysteine carboxylmethyltransferase family protein — translation MPRWPVLLYGMGCYTAFLATVLYGAGFIADASFLPRTIDSGPPAPPGRAAAGNLALLALFGLQHSLMAREGLKRRWARLAPGPIERPTYVLASSLALILLYWGWRPLSAPAWEAQGPPGLLLLALHLAGWALVALATFQVNHWDLFGLRQPWLHFTRRPYTPLPLMERGLYRHIRHPVLSGTLLAIWAAPRMTQGRLLFCAGLTLYVLLAVRWEERGLLAAHGAAYAEYQRRVPRFVPGWGRWRDARRT, via the coding sequence ATGCCGCGCTGGCCGGTCCTCCTCTACGGGATGGGATGCTACACCGCCTTCCTCGCCACGGTCCTCTACGGCGCGGGCTTCATCGCGGACGCATCCTTCCTCCCCAGGACCATCGACTCCGGCCCCCCGGCGCCACCCGGGCGGGCGGCGGCCGGCAACCTCGCCCTCCTCGCCCTCTTCGGCCTCCAGCACAGCCTCATGGCCCGCGAGGGGCTCAAGCGGCGCTGGGCCCGCCTCGCCCCCGGCCCCATCGAGCGCCCCACCTACGTCCTCGCCTCGAGCCTCGCCCTCATCCTCCTCTACTGGGGGTGGCGCCCCCTGTCCGCCCCCGCGTGGGAGGCGCAGGGCCCCCCGGGCCTCCTCCTCCTCGCCCTCCACCTGGCGGGCTGGGCGCTCGTCGCCCTCGCCACCTTCCAGGTGAACCACTGGGACCTCTTCGGGCTGCGCCAGCCCTGGCTCCACTTCACCCGAAGGCCCTACACTCCTCTCCCCCTCATGGAGCGCGGCCTCTACCGGCACATCCGCCATCCCGTCCTCTCTGGCACCCTCCTCGCCATCTGGGCTGCCCCACGGATGACCCAGGGGCGGCTCCTCTTCTGCGCGGGCCTCACCCTCTACGTCCTCCTCGCCGTCCGCTGGGAGGAGCGCGGCCTCCTCGCCGCCCACGGCGCGGCGTACGCGGAGTACCAAAGGCGCGTGCCCAGGTTCGTGCCGGGGTGGGGGAGATGGAGAGACGCAAGACGAACGTAG
- a CDS encoding CinA family protein, with product MPDLAALGRRAGELLKERKETVAVAESSAAGLISAALLAQPGASAYFQGGCVVYTYASRTILLGVPAEGFKDIRPSTEEYARRLARHARERLQTTWAVGETGAAGPSGNRYGDPAGHSCIAVAGPAEKSLTVETRSAGREANMWAFARAALELLVSALEEKA from the coding sequence ATGCCCGATCTCGCCGCCCTCGGCCGCCGCGCCGGGGAGCTCCTGAAGGAGCGCAAGGAAACCGTCGCCGTCGCCGAGAGCTCCGCCGCCGGCCTCATCTCCGCCGCCCTCCTGGCCCAGCCGGGGGCCTCGGCCTACTTCCAGGGCGGGTGCGTGGTCTACACCTACGCCTCGCGGACCATCCTCCTCGGCGTCCCGGCGGAGGGCTTCAAGGACATCCGCCCCTCGACCGAGGAGTACGCCCGGCGCCTCGCCCGCCACGCCCGGGAGCGCCTCCAGACGACGTGGGCCGTCGGGGAGACGGGGGCGGCCGGGCCCTCCGGCAACCGCTACGGCGACCCGGCCGGCCACTCGTGCATCGCCGTCGCGGGGCCGGCCGAGAAGTCCCTCACCGTCGAGACGCGGAGCGCCGGCCGCGAGGCCAACATGTGGGCATTCGCCCGGGCGGCGCTGGAACTGCTCGTGAGCGCGCTGGAGGAAAAGGCGTAG
- a CDS encoding VOC family protein codes for MDFSFDHVHLICRDAEGMAGYFERVFGGERILDDPDFHGAPNIVVRVGTAKIFCRGARPGEKPGPSCEGSIMGLDHFSFTVEDTKEAAEFVRRRGARFIREPGPSGLGGRWTGYIQGPEEVRIELSQRTI; via the coding sequence ATGGACTTCTCGTTCGACCACGTGCACCTCATCTGCCGGGACGCCGAGGGGATGGCCGGGTACTTCGAGCGCGTCTTCGGCGGGGAGCGCATCCTCGACGATCCGGACTTCCACGGCGCCCCCAACATTGTCGTGCGGGTGGGCACGGCCAAGATATTCTGCCGGGGCGCGCGGCCCGGGGAGAAGCCCGGCCCCTCCTGCGAGGGCTCCATCATGGGGCTCGACCACTTCTCCTTCACCGTGGAGGACACGAAGGAGGCGGCCGAGTTCGTGCGCCGGCGCGGGGCCCGGTTCATCCGCGAGCCCGGGCCCAGCGGCCTCGGCGGGCGCTGGACCGGCTACATCCAGGGACCCGAGGAGGTCCGCATCGAGCTCAGCCAGCGGACGATTTGA
- a CDS encoding enoyl-CoA hydratase/isomerase family protein: MPFDNLLVEIAEGVALLTINRPEVRNALDPKTWEELARAVEELERDDSAGVILITGAGDKAFAAGSDIRQIQERTLLDGLAAPPSRALVRVEAAEKPLIAAVNGFALGGGCELALACDIRIASEQARFGQPEVNLGIMPGAGGTQRLVSLVGPGKAKELILTGDIIDAREAHRIGLVNQVVPHGELLAAARAMAKKILSKGPLAVRLAKVALNARVQHGPDAGMLVERLAQSCLMTTRDKQEGTTAFLEKRAPKFEGR, encoded by the coding sequence GTGCCGTTCGACAACCTGCTCGTGGAGATCGCCGAGGGCGTCGCCCTCCTCACCATCAACCGCCCGGAGGTACGCAACGCCCTCGATCCCAAGACCTGGGAGGAGCTGGCCCGGGCCGTGGAGGAGCTGGAGCGGGACGATTCGGCGGGTGTCATCCTCATCACCGGGGCGGGGGACAAGGCCTTCGCCGCCGGCTCGGACATCCGCCAGATCCAGGAGCGCACCCTCCTGGACGGCCTCGCCGCCCCTCCCTCCCGGGCCCTCGTGCGGGTCGAGGCGGCCGAGAAACCCCTCATCGCCGCCGTGAACGGCTTCGCCCTGGGCGGGGGCTGCGAGCTCGCCCTGGCCTGCGACATCCGCATCGCCAGCGAGCAGGCCCGCTTCGGCCAGCCCGAGGTGAACCTGGGCATCATGCCCGGCGCGGGGGGGACCCAGCGCCTCGTGAGCCTCGTGGGCCCCGGCAAGGCCAAGGAGCTCATCCTGACGGGGGACATCATCGACGCCCGGGAGGCCCACCGCATCGGCCTGGTGAACCAGGTGGTCCCCCACGGGGAGCTCCTGGCGGCCGCGCGGGCCATGGCCAAGAAGATCCTCTCCAAGGGCCCCCTCGCCGTCCGCCTCGCCAAGGTGGCCCTGAACGCCCGCGTCCAGCACGGTCCGGACGCCGGGATGCTCGTCGAGCGCCTGGCCCAGAGCTGCCTCATGACCACCCGGGACAAGCAAGAGGGCACGACCGCCTTCCTCGAGAAGCGCGCGCCCAAATTCGAGGGGCGGTAG